ATTTAGCCCGTTTTCGCCATCGATCTCAGGAAACTCGGGTTCCCAAAAGCGTCGCTGCGAGCAGTGCAGGACATCGACGCCGGCTTCAACCAGCGGCAGTAGCCAGTCCTCCATGATCGCCGGGGTCCCGGCGACGCGCACGCTCAAATCCTGCTGCTTCCACTGACTGAACCGCATGATGATCGGGAAATCCGGACCGACGGCGTCGCGCACGGCAGCGACAATCTCACTTGCGAAGCGGGACCGCTGCTTGACCGTCGGCCCGCCATAGCGATCGGTCCGCTGGTTGGTCCCCAGCCAAAAAAACTGATCGATCAGATAGCCATGGGCGCCATGGATTTCTACCGCGTCGAAGCCGAGCGCTTTGGCGTCTCTTGCCGCCTTGGCGAAGGCTGCGACCGTATCCGCGATGTCCTCTTCGCTCATAACTACACCGCGAGGGTCGCCGGGCGCGACTAGCCCGGATGGGCTTTCGACCGGCGCATCGGGCTCCCAGTTGTTGATGTAACGGGTCGAACCGGTGTGCCAGATCTGAGGCGCCATATGGCCGCCCGCGTCGTGGACGGCATCGATCACATCTTTCCAACCGGCTAACGCGGCCTCGCCATGAAACAACGGAATGCCGCCGTCGTTGCGTGATGCAGGACGGTCAATGACCGTCCCTTCGGACAGAATAAGCCCGACGTGCCCTTCCGCGCGGCGCCGGTAATAGGCGACGTTCGCGTCGCCAGGCACGCCCTCGGGGGCAAAGAGCCGCGTCATCGGGGCCATGACGATCCGGTTCTTTAGGTTGAGCGAGCGGATTGAGAAGGGGCGAAACAGGGTGCTGGTATCGGGGTGAGACATTGAACAGGCTCCGTTGCAAACAAAGGCCTCATGGTATATGTTTGATACCTGACGTCAATTAGGCACCTGAAGTCGCCCAGGTGTATCGAAGGAAACCACGATGCCCGCGCTTGAACTGAAATGCTTTTCGTCTGACTGCCCCAGCCGCGTACTCTTCGACCAGATTGCCGACAAGTGGTCGATGATGGTGCTGGCCGTACTGGACGACGGGCCGCAGCGTTTCAACGCCATCCGACGGCGCCTCGAAGGCGTCACGCAGAAGGCGCTTACCCAGAGTCTTCGCCGGCTCGAGCGCAACGGCCTGATCTCAAGGAGAGTGGTTTCGCTGTCTCCGGTGGCGGTGCAGTATCAGATCACGCCACTTGGGCGCACGTTGCAGCCGCCATTGCGGGCGCTGCATGAGTGGACGCTCACCAAATTTGCCGAGGTCGAGGCCGCGCGTCGGGCATTCGACGCGGCGGCGGGCGGAAGCGCGTTGGCGGAAGGATCAGAACATCGGCAGTTTGCTTGACGCGCGACCTGGCGCGGGTAATGCCCCACCGGGCATTCCGATGTCGATCTGGTCTCGTTCATCCGGTCCTTAACTTCATGAACACGTGCGGCGGCGCTGGTAAGGAACGTGACGGCGAGCGACTCGTCGGCTGGTGTGACGCTGTCGACTGGGCTACAGCGAACGGTCTCCTCGATTCGGCTGATGGTCGCTTGCTCGAGTGGAATCGCTCAAAAGCACGACGCCACTACCGTGCGATGAAAGCGATATATTGACCGGCTGTCCAAAGGTGTGTGACGGAGCGGGCGGACTCGTCGCCTCAAGCTTGTCGTGGCCCGGGCCAATGGCCGACCAATGGCCGCTTTGGAGCAAGCCGAGCGATCGCTCCGGGTCGGTTCGAAGGCATCACTGAGCTACCGATGCAGAAAGAGTCTGCGAGCCGTTCAATTGCTGCTTGGCCAAGCCCGCGTCGAACGCACCGTTAGACATCCAGGTAAATCGACCATGCACTGGAAACGTTCGAACAGGCCAATGCATGACGTACAAGGTAGCGATCGGCTGAGGAGATCCCTGGCGTAGGGCCAGCTTCGGACGCGGGCCTGCACGTCAAGACGGGCATTCGAACCTCGGCTTCGCGCCGATCGTGTGGGGAGCCCCGCATCGATACTCGCAAGGTCGCCACGCGGCGTATGTTCGTTGCTCTTACTTAAGCGGTACCGCCGCACGCGCCTAACGTTCCCGTCGCCTGATCAGGCAATCGTTGGAATGCGCGCGAAGTGCATGGACAAGTAGCGTTACCTCGCCGATCATAGTCTTGGACGGTATGCCAGAGATCCAGCGATGACCGACGACATGACAACGTGGCTGGCGCAGATTGGCCTCGGTGGACACGCTGCGAAGTTCGCCTCGGAAGGGATCGATTGGGATGTGCTCGGCGACCTTTCCGATGACGAGTTGAAGGAGCTTGGCCTGACGCTCGGTGACCGCAAGCGGCTGGCGAAAGGGCTAGCTGCACTGACCGACGCCCACGCGCGATCGCTCGGATACGCGAAGGAACGAGGAGAGCGGCCTTCGGTGTCTACGTCCCCAGCCGTCGAGGCCGAGAGACGGCAGCTCACCGTGATGTTCGTCGACCTGATTGATTCGACGGGGCTCGCGGAGCGATTCGATCCCGAGGACATGCGGCGCCTGCTAGGTTTCTATCATCAAGCCTGCGCAAGCGCGATCGAAGCTCATGAAGGTCACATCGCGCTTTACCTCGGTGACGGGCTGCTCGTTTATTTCGGCTATCCAAACGCGCACGAAGACGATGCCGTGCGCGCAGTACTTTCGGCTCTCGCCGTCGTCGCGGCGCTTCGCGAGGCCAACGATCGCATCGAAATTGAGCACGGCGTACGCCTGCAGTTGCGTATCGGTATCGAGACGGGACTTGTCGTCGTCGGGGCAATTGGTGCTGGAGCCACGCTCGATCAACAGGCGATCGTCGGAGAGGCCCCAATCGTCGCCGCAAGGCTGCAGTCGCTCGCCCCGCCCAACGCAATCGTCGTGGGCCCGGCCACGCAACGCTTGATCGAAGGATCGTTCCTGCTCGAAAACCTCGGTTGGCAAGAACTGAAAGGGATTTCGGGTCCGGTTCAGGTCCAGCGCGTGCTGGCGCAAACAGATGCGATCGATCGCTTTGGAGTCAGGGCGGGCCACCGCATGACACCGCTGATCGGACGGGCCGCGGAACTCGAAATGATCCGGCAGCGCTGGAAGCAGAGCGTTGACGGCGAGATGCGCTGCGTGCTGTTGATCGGCGAGCCGGGAATCGGCAAATCCCGCGTGTTGCGAGCATTCGACGATAGCATCAGTGGAGACACCCATGCGGTCGTTTCGCTCCAATGTTCCTCGTACTATCGCAACAGCCCTTCGTGGCCGGTATTACGCTGGCTACGGCGCGTCTTTGGCCTGGCACCCGACGCGCACGGCGCTTCGGATGTCGAACGGCTTGAAGCTGGAATCGCAAGCCTCGGAGTCGATGTCGACGAAGCGGTTCCCGTACTCACAACGTTGCTGGAAATTCCGGCTACCGCCCGCCATCCGGCGATCGACGCCTCATCGCCTTCCTTTAAACGACGGACGCTGGACGTGCTCGTCGCCATCATCGAAAGCTCGACGCGCATTCAGCCGGTGCTCGTCGTTGTAGAGGACGCGCACTGGATCGATCCGTCTTCGCAGGAGTTCGTTCGGCTGCTGCTCGAGCGACTGGTGGCCGCCCCGCTGTTTGTACTGCTCACCGCGCGGCCCGAGTTCGAACCAGGATGGACTTACCCTCATCAGGTAAAGGTCAATCTCGATCGGCTTTCGCGCCGTGATTGCGTCGCGATGATCGAACGGCTGACCGATGGAAAGCGGCTTCCGGATCTCGTACTCGATCAGATCGTCTCCAAAACGGACGGCGTGCCGCTTTTCGTCGAAGAGCTTACGAAGACCGTCCTGCAGGGCGATTTGTTGCAGGATGC
The sequence above is drawn from the Paraburkholderia sprentiae WSM5005 genome and encodes:
- a CDS encoding NADH:flavin oxidoreductase → MSHPDTSTLFRPFSIRSLNLKNRIVMAPMTRLFAPEGVPGDANVAYYRRRAEGHVGLILSEGTVIDRPASRNDGGIPLFHGEAALAGWKDVIDAVHDAGGHMAPQIWHTGSTRYINNWEPDAPVESPSGLVAPGDPRGVVMSEEDIADTVAAFAKAARDAKALGFDAVEIHGAHGYLIDQFFWLGTNQRTDRYGGPTVKQRSRFASEIVAAVRDAVGPDFPIIMRFSQWKQQDLSVRVAGTPAIMEDWLLPLVEAGVDVLHCSQRRFWEPEFPEIDGENGLNFAGWAKKVTGAATISVGSVGLEKDFATAFSGEGSSPASLDRLVERMERDEFDLIAVGRAILNDPNWVKKVEHGQYGALKGFDAAALAELV
- a CDS encoding winged helix-turn-helix transcriptional regulator; its protein translation is MPALELKCFSSDCPSRVLFDQIADKWSMMVLAVLDDGPQRFNAIRRRLEGVTQKALTQSLRRLERNGLISRRVVSLSPVAVQYQITPLGRTLQPPLRALHEWTLTKFAEVEAARRAFDAAAGGSALAEGSEHRQFA